One Caldalkalibacillus uzonensis DNA segment encodes these proteins:
- a CDS encoding YkoP family protein: MKGLILHLWAVWDWIYYHCNRMQYVSKQHNFFRIVRKTYKGPPIQTRDGYWIRSGDDIIKIHLYNYRIAKEIKSFPSEIAFMFYFKRSLESSLYGLSRYIEELPDRHRIKGIMGTSMFNRGADRLGFTICEVDNTWYFRIKGLLYKVIYWLIHPQGWGYLKRHGKRLQSKHLVMSVEELHSLYPHRDEQVVLPPGLPTGTKSWTGRNG, from the coding sequence GTGAAAGGCCTGATCTTACATCTGTGGGCAGTTTGGGATTGGATTTATTACCACTGCAATCGCATGCAATATGTCTCCAAACAGCACAATTTTTTTCGCATTGTACGCAAAACATATAAAGGACCGCCCATTCAAACCAGGGACGGGTACTGGATTCGTTCAGGTGATGACATCATCAAAATTCATTTATATAATTACCGCATTGCCAAAGAAATCAAATCCTTTCCCTCTGAAATTGCCTTTATGTTTTATTTTAAACGCTCACTGGAGTCCTCTTTATACGGATTAAGCCGGTATATTGAAGAGTTGCCGGACCGTCACCGTATTAAAGGCATCATGGGCACATCCATGTTTAACCGGGGGGCTGATCGGCTGGGTTTTACCATCTGTGAGGTGGACAACACCTGGTATTTCCGGATCAAAGGTCTGTTGTACAAGGTGATTTATTGGCTCATTCATCCTCAAGGATGGGGCTATTTGAAACGTCACGGCAAGCGCCTGCAATCTAAACACTTGGTGATGTCGGTGGAAGAGCTGCACAGCTTGTACCCACATCGGGATGAACAGGTGGTGTTGCCCCCCGGTCTTCCCACTGGCACAAAATCATGGACGGGAAGGAACGGATAA
- a CDS encoding permease, with the protein MEPSSPKPTQARQGRAWLTDILGLLLLGFFLLLFFNIDRFKGDDPLITIPDSWISVNTIFLSIVIEAIPFILLGVFISGLIQVYVKEETIQRYLPQNAYAALFPAAVLGAVFPICECAIIPVVRRLILKGMPLHVGVVFLVGAPILNPVVFGSTFFAFRNDLTVLYSRMVLAFILAMLIGLILYLIFKNSDQLRRETSDAHHSGHEHGHQHNQQTLAPGPLAKLKQTMYHAADEFFDMGKYLIAGAFVAGVVQTFLDRQLLLAIGDNEWSSTMVMMAFAYLLSLCSEADAFVAASFGSMFTTGSLVAFLVYGPMLDLKNTVMLFAYFKLRFALAFMATVTIVVFVAVMLLQLFVL; encoded by the coding sequence GTGGAGCCCAGTTCACCAAAACCAACACAAGCAAGACAAGGCAGAGCATGGCTGACAGACATATTGGGCTTGTTGTTGCTGGGGTTCTTTTTACTCTTATTCTTTAATATAGATCGTTTTAAAGGAGACGATCCACTCATCACCATTCCTGATTCGTGGATAAGTGTCAACACCATTTTTCTCAGCATAGTGATTGAGGCGATCCCGTTTATTTTGCTGGGTGTGTTTATTTCCGGTTTGATTCAGGTGTATGTCAAAGAAGAGACCATCCAGCGCTATTTACCCCAAAATGCGTATGCTGCTCTTTTTCCGGCAGCGGTGTTGGGTGCGGTTTTTCCAATCTGTGAGTGCGCCATTATTCCTGTCGTGCGCCGCCTTATTTTAAAAGGCATGCCACTTCATGTTGGGGTTGTGTTTCTGGTAGGGGCTCCGATTTTAAATCCGGTTGTATTTGGCTCAACTTTCTTTGCCTTCCGTAACGATCTGACTGTGTTATACAGCCGTATGGTCTTGGCTTTTATTCTAGCCATGCTGATTGGCTTGATCTTATACCTGATCTTTAAGAACAGCGATCAATTAAGGCGGGAGACCAGTGACGCTCATCATTCCGGGCATGAACACGGGCATCAACATAACCAGCAAACCTTAGCTCCAGGCCCTTTAGCCAAGTTGAAGCAGACCATGTACCATGCAGCTGATGAATTTTTTGATATGGGCAAGTACTTGATTGCCGGCGCCTTTGTAGCAGGCGTGGTGCAGACATTCCTGGACCGGCAGCTTCTATTGGCAATTGGGGACAATGAATGGAGCTCAACTATGGTGATGATGGCCTTTGCTTATCTCTTGTCCTTGTGTTCAGAAGCAGACGCGTTTGTCGCTGCATCCTTTGGCAGCATGTTTACCACCGGCTCCTTGGTTGCCTTTTTGGTTTATGGTCCCATGCTGGATCTGAAAAACACCGTGATGCTGTTTGCTTACTTTAAACTTAGATTTGCTCTGGCCTTTATGGCCACTGTCACCATTGTTGTCTTTGTGGCCGTGATGCTGTTGCAGTTGTTTGTCTTGTAA
- a CDS encoding class I SAM-dependent methyltransferase → MGEPWYVQSFKQDYLKIYAHRNDEAAEREVNQIVNLLDMEKGSAVLDLCCGQGRHSRALARRGFQVTGLDLSSVLLAEAEKRSAEYNIRYVQGDVRKIPFEHEFDYILNLFTSFGYFEKWDDNLSVFRGIRRALQTNGQFLIDFLNPEYVKHNLKPYTEREAGQLHIIERRQIQGKQVVKTIEVREGEEARHYKEQVQLFTYEEMAAMLKEAGLEVTKVYGSLERQAYDPVRSPRMIIIGKRG, encoded by the coding sequence ATGGGTGAACCGTGGTATGTGCAAAGTTTTAAACAGGATTATTTAAAAATTTATGCCCACCGCAATGATGAAGCCGCAGAGCGGGAAGTGAACCAGATTGTCAACTTACTGGACATGGAAAAAGGAAGCGCTGTTTTGGACTTGTGCTGCGGCCAAGGGCGGCACAGCCGGGCTTTGGCCCGCAGGGGATTTCAGGTCACCGGGCTGGATCTTTCCTCTGTCCTTTTGGCTGAAGCTGAAAAACGGAGTGCGGAATACAACATCAGGTATGTTCAGGGCGATGTGCGCAAAATCCCCTTTGAACATGAGTTTGATTATATCCTCAATCTGTTTACCAGTTTCGGTTACTTTGAAAAATGGGATGACAATTTGAGTGTCTTTCGGGGCATCCGCCGGGCACTGCAAACAAACGGCCAGTTTCTGATCGACTTTTTAAATCCGGAATATGTTAAGCACAATTTGAAGCCCTATACCGAAAGGGAAGCAGGCCAACTGCACATTATTGAGCGGCGGCAGATACAAGGCAAACAGGTGGTCAAAACAATTGAAGTGCGTGAAGGAGAAGAGGCACGTCATTATAAGGAACAAGTGCAACTGTTCACATATGAGGAAATGGCGGCTATGCTGAAGGAGGCCGGCCTGGAAGTGACCAAGGTATACGGCAGTCTGGAACGACAGGCGTATGATCCGGTTCGCTCACCCCGGATGATTATCATTGGGAAAAGGGGATAA
- a CDS encoding cysteine desulfurase family protein, with the protein MAVYLDNSATTPVAAEVQQALLEVVANYYGNPSSLHRIGGEAEKLMAKAREVAAHVLGVNPGELLFTSGGTESNNLAIKGVAFQYQSRGKHIITTQIEHAAVYQVCKTLEKDFGFEVTYLPVDKNGVVSVQDVEQALREDTILVSVMHVNNELGSVQPVEKIGRLLKNRPKVLFHVDDVQGVGKVPLDIKQSGIDLLSISGHKIHAPKGTGLLYVREGVRLYPLLHGGGQEQGLRSGTENVPGIVALAKALRLAKENEKVHIEHLLGLKQTLLGGLATIHGVQINTPLDKRISAPHIVNLSCPGVKPEVLVHALGERDIYVSTTSACSSRQQQHSRTLQAIGLPQTRLHSALRVSMSVYNTKEDIDYFLQTLEDILPHYQKIMKV; encoded by the coding sequence ATGGCTGTTTATCTGGACAACAGTGCTACGACGCCCGTGGCGGCTGAGGTTCAACAAGCGCTGCTGGAAGTGGTGGCCAACTATTATGGCAATCCTTCTTCTCTGCACCGTATCGGCGGAGAAGCGGAGAAATTAATGGCCAAGGCCCGGGAAGTGGCAGCTCATGTTCTGGGCGTCAATCCGGGTGAGCTGTTATTCACGTCGGGAGGAACGGAAAGTAATAATCTGGCCATTAAAGGGGTGGCTTTTCAGTATCAATCCAGGGGCAAGCACATCATTACCACGCAGATTGAGCATGCGGCCGTGTATCAGGTATGTAAAACCCTGGAAAAGGATTTTGGCTTTGAGGTTACTTATTTGCCGGTTGACAAAAACGGGGTTGTTTCTGTTCAAGATGTAGAACAGGCCCTGAGAGAGGATACCATTTTGGTCTCTGTGATGCACGTCAATAATGAGCTGGGGTCGGTCCAGCCTGTTGAAAAGATAGGGCGCCTGCTCAAAAACAGGCCGAAAGTGCTCTTTCATGTGGACGATGTGCAAGGCGTGGGGAAAGTTCCTTTGGATATTAAACAAAGCGGCATTGATTTGTTAAGTATTTCAGGACATAAGATTCATGCTCCCAAAGGGACAGGATTGCTTTACGTGCGGGAAGGGGTGCGCTTGTATCCTTTGTTGCACGGCGGGGGGCAAGAGCAGGGCTTGCGTTCCGGAACCGAAAATGTACCGGGGATTGTGGCTCTGGCTAAGGCACTTCGCCTAGCAAAAGAAAATGAAAAGGTACATATTGAACATTTACTAGGGCTCAAGCAAACCCTGCTTGGGGGACTGGCCACTATACACGGGGTTCAGATCAATACCCCACTGGATAAACGGATCTCGGCTCCGCACATTGTCAATCTGTCCTGTCCGGGCGTTAAACCGGAGGTGCTTGTCCATGCCCTGGGGGAACGGGATATTTATGTGTCCACCACTTCAGCCTGTTCGTCCCGCCAGCAGCAACACAGCCGGACACTACAGGCGATCGGCCTGCCGCAAACCCGCCTTCATTCTGCACTCAGAGTCAGTATGTCGGTCTATAACACCAAAGAAGATATCGATTATTTTCTGCAAACCTTAGAGGACATTTTGCCCCATTATCAAAAAATCATGAAGGTGTGA
- the thiI gene encoding tRNA uracil 4-sulfurtransferase ThiI — MSQDMKQELSYNYVLIRYGELALKGKNRKLFENQLQENIVNQLKDLNVKLKKTHGRLYLYLHDESFETVHARLKHIFGISSYSPAIKTSLELKDIQETALKAIRAHSPFPKTFKVSVKRANKRFPYTSQEMNHKLGAHILIHTDNLKVDVHKPEVELLVEIREDAAYIMSQKFRGAGGLPVGTSGKVMLMMSGGIDSPVAGYLCLKRGLRFEGVHFHSFPFTSERAKQKVVDLAMQLSQYAGPVKLHIVPFTEIQTEIKKHIPDEYSITIMRRLMMRITEALAKKHKALGIATGESVGQVASQTLESMHTINEVTNYPVLRPLVTMDKVEIIDIAQTIGTYDISILPYEDCCTVFQPKNPKTKPDRLTAGQLEERLNVEPLIERAVENTETLRLTREEQKKDTIDHLF; from the coding sequence ATGAGTCAGGATATGAAGCAGGAACTTAGCTATAACTATGTGTTGATCCGTTATGGTGAACTTGCCCTGAAGGGGAAAAACCGCAAGCTGTTCGAAAACCAGTTACAGGAGAATATTGTCAACCAACTGAAAGACTTAAACGTCAAGCTTAAAAAAACCCATGGACGTCTTTATTTATATTTGCATGACGAATCTTTTGAAACCGTTCATGCCCGGCTTAAACATATTTTCGGCATTTCATCCTACAGCCCTGCTATAAAAACATCGTTAGAGTTAAAAGACATCCAGGAGACTGCCCTCAAGGCGATCCGTGCCCATTCACCCTTCCCCAAAACATTTAAGGTCAGTGTTAAACGGGCGAACAAACGTTTTCCTTATACTTCTCAGGAGATGAATCACAAACTGGGCGCTCATATCTTGATCCATACGGACAACTTAAAGGTGGACGTGCACAAGCCGGAAGTGGAGCTCTTGGTTGAGATCCGGGAAGATGCAGCCTACATTATGTCCCAAAAGTTTAGAGGAGCAGGCGGCTTGCCTGTTGGCACGAGCGGCAAAGTGATGCTGATGATGTCCGGCGGGATTGACAGCCCGGTAGCCGGTTATTTATGCCTGAAGCGGGGCTTGCGTTTTGAAGGCGTCCATTTTCACAGCTTCCCCTTTACCAGTGAACGGGCCAAACAAAAGGTGGTTGATTTGGCCATGCAACTGTCTCAATACGCCGGTCCTGTGAAATTGCATATTGTCCCGTTTACAGAGATACAAACGGAAATTAAAAAGCACATCCCTGATGAATACAGCATTACCATCATGAGGCGCTTGATGATGCGCATCACTGAAGCTTTAGCCAAAAAGCACAAGGCGTTGGGCATTGCCACTGGAGAAAGCGTGGGCCAAGTGGCCAGCCAGACATTGGAAAGTATGCATACCATTAATGAAGTGACCAACTACCCTGTTCTCCGCCCTTTAGTAACTATGGACAAAGTTGAAATTATCGATATTGCCCAGACAATAGGCACCTATGACATTTCCATCCTGCCCTATGAAGATTGCTGTACCGTGTTCCAGCCCAAAAACCCCAAGACAAAACCGGACCGGTTGACAGCGGGCCAGCTTGAGGAACGGCTGAATGTGGAACCCCTGATTGAGAGGGCAGTTGAAAACACGGAAACCCTCCGCTTAACAAGAGAAGAACAGAAAAAAGACACCATTGATCATCTGTTTTAA
- a CDS encoding MGDG synthase family glycosyltransferase, whose amino-acid sequence MKVVIFTEDKVGEGHYQAAKAISHALGELSSGQVETNIVCGLRCIHPAVEWIIVKTYFAMIHYIPSLWDFMYTHLRRPSFFQRVVFSWKLKRWLEREQPDMILCTHPTCIAALARLKSTSPFSFKLGMVLTDFCFHPFGVSPYVDYYFVPHHSIKERLVQEFDIHPHKIFDFGIPVHPAYEEQVKGARPKAAGGALSPDKPIHLLILGGAMGIGPIADIMEQFRDRISQFKLTIICGKNRSLYNKLSRCAAPHIEVLGYVTNMAEWIQKADVVISKPGGLTVAETLVCRTPLLMISPIPGQEHGNRLYLEQYGLSRCIENIEDLPRTVLEWLEDEQARLEWEERVREHRKEQAAYHIARQVLSYIFP is encoded by the coding sequence ATGAAAGTCGTCATTTTCACCGAAGATAAAGTGGGGGAAGGCCATTATCAAGCCGCTAAAGCGATCAGCCATGCCCTGGGCGAACTGTCTTCGGGCCAAGTGGAGACTAACATTGTCTGTGGATTAAGATGTATCCATCCAGCAGTGGAGTGGATTATCGTCAAAACTTATTTTGCCATGATTCATTATATCCCTTCCTTGTGGGACTTTATGTATACTCATTTACGCCGTCCTTCTTTCTTTCAACGGGTGGTGTTTAGCTGGAAACTGAAGCGGTGGTTAGAAAGAGAACAGCCCGATATGATTCTTTGTACGCACCCGACCTGTATTGCCGCCCTTGCCCGGCTGAAATCAACATCCCCCTTTTCCTTCAAGTTGGGCATGGTATTGACCGACTTTTGCTTTCATCCCTTTGGTGTCTCACCCTATGTGGACTATTACTTTGTCCCCCATCATTCCATTAAAGAAAGACTGGTCCAAGAATTTGACATTCATCCTCATAAAATATTCGATTTTGGTATCCCGGTTCATCCGGCCTATGAGGAGCAAGTGAAGGGGGCCAGGCCCAAAGCTGCGGGCGGGGCACTCTCGCCGGACAAACCGATTCACCTGCTTATTTTGGGTGGAGCCATGGGGATTGGTCCCATCGCCGATATTATGGAACAATTTAGAGACCGGATCTCTCAGTTTAAACTGACCATTATTTGCGGAAAAAACAGGTCTCTGTACAACAAACTGAGCCGGTGTGCCGCTCCCCATATCGAGGTTCTGGGCTATGTCACCAATATGGCTGAATGGATTCAAAAGGCGGATGTGGTGATTTCCAAGCCCGGTGGTTTAACTGTGGCTGAAACATTGGTGTGCCGCACCCCGTTGTTGATGATCAGTCCCATACCGGGGCAGGAACACGGCAACCGGTTGTATCTGGAGCAATATGGCCTGAGCCGGTGCATTGAAAACATTGAGGATCTTCCCCGAACAGTACTGGAGTGGCTGGAGGACGAACAAGCCCGCTTGGAATGGGAAGAGCGGGTGCGGGAACACCGTAAGGAACAGGCGGCTTATCACATTGCCAGACAGGTGCTCAGTTATATTTTCCCTTAA
- a CDS encoding TIGR03943 family putative permease subunit produces the protein MEEERGFQHFLRGIILFGFTMLFLSLIFTGNIQYYIAPRMMPFIYFAVAVLLVLSVVQILRSTVKAGTAAEEECGCEGGHQLPDRRWKKVLFYSIFLFPVLSGFLLPDKVLDSSVAAMRGVQLNDGVNTRTLLEKQSELDGLELAEQAEGNASKTADDYLAELEKRELGEHYTYEDLVGATDIEDFYGQLLQEALEQEVVQITDDNFLDMLSVINMYQDQLLGKNFELMGFVYREEGMKADHLVVARFSMTCCTADSGVYGMLTQGEQAKQYEEDTWIRVTGTLVEKDYNGWLIPALDITEITEVEAPETPYVYPSFQFY, from the coding sequence ATGGAAGAGGAACGTGGCTTCCAGCATTTTCTCAGGGGAATTATTCTGTTTGGCTTTACCATGCTGTTTCTCAGTTTGATTTTTACAGGCAATATCCAATATTATATCGCCCCTCGCATGATGCCGTTTATCTATTTTGCTGTTGCTGTTTTACTGGTTTTAAGTGTGGTGCAAATCTTGAGAAGTACAGTTAAAGCCGGAACAGCAGCAGAAGAAGAATGTGGATGTGAAGGCGGCCATCAGTTACCTGACAGGCGCTGGAAGAAAGTCTTGTTTTACTCAATTTTCTTATTTCCAGTGTTAAGCGGTTTTCTCCTGCCCGACAAGGTGTTGGACAGTTCGGTTGCTGCCATGAGAGGTGTTCAGTTGAATGATGGGGTGAATACCAGAACATTGTTAGAAAAACAATCTGAACTTGACGGTCTTGAATTGGCTGAGCAAGCGGAGGGCAATGCCTCTAAGACGGCGGATGACTATTTGGCGGAACTTGAGAAACGTGAACTTGGTGAGCACTACACCTATGAGGATTTAGTGGGCGCGACTGATATAGAGGACTTTTATGGGCAACTGTTGCAGGAAGCGCTTGAGCAGGAAGTGGTGCAAATTACTGATGATAACTTTTTGGATATGTTATCAGTGATTAACATGTATCAAGATCAATTGTTGGGCAAAAATTTTGAACTGATGGGCTTTGTTTACCGGGAAGAAGGGATGAAAGCGGATCACCTGGTTGTGGCCCGTTTTTCCATGACGTGTTGTACAGCTGACTCCGGTGTGTACGGGATGTTGACACAAGGGGAGCAAGCCAAACAATATGAAGAGGATACTTGGATTCGGGTAACCGGAACGCTAGTTGAGAAAGATTACAATGGCTGGCTGATTCCGGCTTTGGATATTACGGAGATTACCGAAGTGGAAGCACCGGAAACCCCTTACGTTTATCCTAGTTTCCAATTTTATTAA
- a CDS encoding metal ABC transporter permease, whose protein sequence is MIEILIHFEFMRHALISGLIIGFLAPLLGVFLVVRRLSMIADALSHVTLTGIAFNLLLAKYVGFFAGLNPVYMGMGFSVAGALIIERLRKSYRFYQELPIPIILSTGIGLGVVFISIANGFNVDLFNYLFGSIIAITRTDRNTIMVIGAVVLLVVTLLYKELFSLSFDDEHARITGIPRKWINLVFTILVALVIASAMRIVGILLVSALMVLPVAASIQLANSFKQTFIYAILFGELAVILGLYCSYTFNLAPGGTIVVIAFLILITVLGVKKWVIKTD, encoded by the coding sequence ATGATTGAAATACTGATTCATTTTGAGTTTATGCGCCACGCACTTATTTCAGGGCTAATCATCGGTTTTTTGGCACCTTTATTAGGTGTTTTTCTTGTGGTCCGGCGATTGTCCATGATTGCCGATGCTTTGTCCCATGTCACCTTGACCGGCATTGCCTTCAATTTGCTGCTGGCCAAATATGTCGGGTTTTTTGCCGGGTTAAATCCTGTATACATGGGCATGGGGTTCTCTGTTGCCGGGGCACTGATCATTGAACGGCTGCGCAAAAGTTACAGGTTTTATCAGGAACTGCCGATTCCGATTATTTTATCTACCGGTATTGGTTTGGGTGTGGTCTTCATTTCCATTGCCAATGGTTTTAATGTGGACTTATTCAATTATTTATTTGGCAGCATTATCGCCATTACCCGGACCGACCGGAATACGATTATGGTGATCGGTGCAGTTGTCCTGCTGGTTGTGACTTTATTGTATAAAGAATTGTTTTCACTGTCGTTTGACGATGAGCATGCGCGTATTACCGGCATTCCCCGTAAGTGGATCAATCTTGTTTTTACCATTTTGGTTGCCCTTGTCATTGCTTCAGCGATGCGGATTGTGGGCATTTTGCTTGTCTCGGCCTTGATGGTTTTGCCTGTGGCAGCCAGTATTCAGTTAGCGAACAGTTTCAAACAAACGTTTATCTACGCTATATTGTTTGGGGAGCTGGCCGTTATCCTGGGTTTATATTGCTCCTATACCTTTAACTTGGCCCCAGGTGGAACCATTGTGGTCATTGCCTTCCTGATTCTCATCACCGTGCTGGGTGTTAAAAAATGGGTCATCAAGACTGATTAA
- a CDS encoding 5' nucleotidase, NT5C type: MAKEKIRKKLGIDIDGTVTDPATFVPYLNRAFNKNLTLNDITRYHLPPLLGVTDDEFWAWMKKHEEEIYARAPVADSAKDVLHELAGRHRLIYITARPPHLESVTRQWFKRYGLPYHHIELVGSHDKVEQAKQHGVELFLEDRLETANAMAEELDIPVILFNTPYNRGTAHRLIHRVHNWPEAKQKLTLLLDS, encoded by the coding sequence ATGGCAAAGGAAAAAATCCGAAAAAAGCTTGGCATAGATATTGACGGTACGGTCACCGACCCAGCCACTTTTGTGCCGTACTTGAACAGAGCCTTTAATAAAAATTTAACCTTGAATGATATTACTCGATATCATTTACCACCGCTTCTGGGGGTGACTGATGATGAGTTCTGGGCCTGGATGAAGAAACACGAAGAAGAGATTTATGCCCGGGCCCCTGTGGCAGATTCGGCCAAGGATGTCTTGCATGAACTTGCCGGCCGCCACCGCCTGATATATATCACTGCCCGTCCCCCTCACTTAGAAAGTGTTACACGCCAGTGGTTTAAACGGTACGGACTGCCCTATCACCACATTGAACTTGTGGGCTCCCATGACAAAGTGGAGCAGGCCAAACAGCACGGTGTGGAGCTGTTTTTGGAAGACCGGCTTGAAACGGCCAATGCCATGGCCGAAGAACTGGACATCCCCGTTATTCTGTTTAACACACCTTATAACAGGGGGACGGCCCACCGTCTTATTCATCGTGTCCACAACTGGCCAGAGGCCAAACAGAAGCTTACCCTGCTGTTGGACAGCTGA
- a CDS encoding Fur family transcriptional regulator gives MTVEEALKILKDKGYKYTGKREEMIRIFAAEKRYMTAKEMLEKMQEDYPSISFDTIYRNLALFEQLEIVEATQLKDERIYRMACSPHEHHHHLICTECGRTERIDMCPMDAMFGEPQDFTITGHKFEIYGYCTQCKGGD, from the coding sequence ATGACGGTGGAAGAAGCGCTCAAGATTTTAAAAGATAAGGGGTATAAATACACCGGCAAGCGGGAAGAGATGATCCGTATTTTTGCAGCTGAAAAACGATATATGACAGCCAAAGAAATGCTGGAAAAAATGCAGGAGGATTATCCTAGTATCAGTTTTGATACCATCTATCGCAATTTGGCTCTGTTTGAACAACTGGAAATTGTGGAAGCCACTCAATTAAAGGATGAACGGATCTACCGGATGGCTTGTTCACCCCATGAACACCATCATCATCTCATTTGTACCGAATGCGGCCGTACCGAACGAATTGATATGTGCCCTATGGACGCCATGTTTGGTGAACCACAGGATTTTACGATAACCGGTCATAAATTTGAGATATACGGCTATTGTACCCAATGTAAAGGTGGCGATTGA
- a CDS encoding alpha/beta-type small acid-soluble spore protein, producing the protein MAQQNQRNNNNNQLLVPGVAQALDQMKAEIAQEFGVQLGAETTSRANGSVGGEITKRLVRQAQQQLSGQFPQQ; encoded by the coding sequence ATGGCTCAACAAAACCAAAGAAACAATAACAACAACCAATTGCTTGTACCTGGCGTTGCTCAAGCTTTGGACCAAATGAAAGCTGAAATCGCTCAAGAATTTGGTGTTCAACTTGGTGCTGAAACCACCTCTCGTGCTAACGGTTCTGTAGGTGGTGAAATCACCAAGCGTTTAGTGCGTCAAGCTCAACAACAATTAAGTGGTCAAT
- the cax gene encoding calcium/proton exchanger, with protein MFNRLFPMVLIAGLPLSVAGSLFHWPEALMFMIYCATIIALAAYMGRATENLSIVSGPRIGGLLNATFGNAVELIISIFALKAGFVSIVLASLTGAVLGNLLLVGGLAFLVGGFRFKRQRFDIHDARFNAVLLMFGVVVAFVFPEIFSMYLTDQEALTLSVWIAVILILLYFAALLFRLVTHRGMYQSGKEEEKHEETAEWSKRKSIMILALSTIAVAYISESLVHTFESVGETFGWSDVFIGVIIVAIVGNAAEHASAIIMAYKNRMDVAVEIAIGSTLQIAMFVTPLLVLISLFFPSPMPLVFTVPELVTMVLAVLLTNTIAIDGDTNWFEGAMMLGAYLIMGVGFYLL; from the coding sequence GTGTTTAACCGTTTGTTTCCCATGGTGCTTATCGCCGGATTGCCGTTGTCTGTGGCAGGCAGTCTCTTTCACTGGCCTGAAGCGCTTATGTTTATGATCTACTGTGCTACTATTATCGCTTTAGCAGCATATATGGGCCGGGCGACAGAAAACTTGTCCATTGTCTCCGGTCCACGGATTGGCGGCTTGCTAAATGCGACATTTGGCAATGCAGTCGAGCTGATCATTTCCATTTTTGCCCTTAAAGCCGGATTTGTTTCCATTGTGCTTGCCTCCTTAACTGGTGCAGTTCTGGGAAATTTATTGCTGGTAGGAGGGCTTGCCTTTTTAGTGGGAGGATTCCGGTTTAAACGTCAACGATTTGATATTCACGACGCCAGGTTTAACGCGGTTTTACTTATGTTTGGTGTTGTTGTGGCCTTTGTCTTTCCTGAGATTTTCTCCATGTACTTAACCGATCAAGAAGCTTTAACCCTCAGTGTCTGGATCGCTGTTATTCTGATTCTGCTGTATTTTGCGGCCTTACTGTTCAGATTGGTCACGCACCGCGGGATGTATCAAAGCGGCAAAGAGGAAGAGAAGCATGAGGAAACTGCCGAGTGGAGTAAACGAAAATCGATCATGATTCTCGCCTTATCTACCATCGCAGTGGCTTATATCAGTGAAAGTCTGGTCCATACCTTTGAAAGTGTGGGGGAAACTTTTGGCTGGAGTGACGTCTTTATCGGGGTGATCATTGTGGCCATTGTGGGCAATGCTGCTGAACATGCCTCGGCCATTATTATGGCCTATAAAAACAGGATGGACGTCGCAGTGGAAATTGCGATCGGATCCACCCTGCAAATTGCCATGTTCGTGACTCCTCTGTTGGTTCTTATCTCCCTTTTTTTCCCATCCCCAATGCCCTTAGTCTTTACCGTACCCGAACTGGTCACCATGGTCCTGGCCGTTCTGTTGACAAACACCATTGCTATTGACGGTGATACAAACTGGTTCGAAGGGGCCATGATGCTGGGCGCTTATTTGATCATGGGCGTAGGTTTTTATTTATTGTAG